ATCACCTGGCCTCGGGTTTGGTCATTCCGGACCGGAAAGTGCGCGATCACGCCAAATTAACCCAATCGGCGGCATAATCGGCGGAGGGGCAGCTGGGACTGCCCCAACAGGCGGGGCAGGTTCCCGGCCAGGCAGAGGAAGGGGACCCGGGGCAACCCATGGGCTGATTGGAGTCCCAACAACGCCCACATTACCCAGCGGTGTGGGTCTCGGACCGCCGCCACGAGCGAATCGCCACAATCGAGGCAGCGAGGACGATACGCATCGATGGGATCCGGACCATCCGTGGGAAGTAGAGCCGGGAGTGAATCCCGTAGTTCGCCCTCCCGATGAGGAAGGGCCAGTGGATCCTGGTCCCGCCATCGGTCTGAACCGGTGAGAGTCATCTCGGCATCTGCAAGGCTTGCGCTTCTCGCGCTCGTGCTATGCACGCTGCCGCTGACATCACCGGCTCTGGCGCAAGCTACTACGACACCAGACCACGCCAGCCGTGTACGGAAGGATCAATGGCACCTCCCATACTTGAACATGACCAAGGTCCACGGCATCACCCAAGGCGAGGGAGTCACTGTCGCCGTGATCGACACCGGCGTCGACCCCCATCCAGACCTTCGGAGCAATCTCCTTCCCGGCATTGACCTCTTGGCAGGCGACGCAAGGGCCGGGCACCAAGACACCACAGGACATGGCACTGGAATGGCCGGCATAATTGCCGCCCACGGCCAAACTGGGGACACTGGAGCATTGGGAATTGCACCAAGAGCAAAAATTGTGCCTGTCCGCTGCTTCGATGCAGACACGGAGGGCGAACTTGATCTACTCGCCGCCGCCGTCGAATACTCAGTTGGAGAAGGTGCCGATGTGATCAGCATTTCCGCTGGCGGCGGCCTAAGTTCGCGCTTGCTACGTGCCCTTGACGCCGCGCGATCGTCAAACGTGATCGTTGTTGCAGCAGCAGGCAATCGCCCTGCGGATTCAAGCGTTCCATATCCTGCGGCCGCTGACGGGGTGGTTGCAGTAGGCGGAGTCGACGACGGAGGGAAGCTAGCCGCGATTTCCGTTTCTGGATCTAGCATAGACCTCGTCGCACCGGCAGTGGATATCTACAGTACGAGTATTCGCGGCAAGTACAGAAAAGGAACGGGCACGTCGGGGGCGGCGGCGATTGTGGCGGGGGCGGTGGCGCTGATTCGGGCGAAGTATCCTTACCTGCCGGCTGACGAGGTGGTTCATCGGCTGACTGCGACGGCGGTCGACAAGGGGCCACCTGGGCGGGACGACCAGTACGGCTATGGGGTGATCGACCTGGTGGCGGCGCTGACGGCAGACGTACCGCCGAGGGGTTTTGAGTCGGTGCCCAAGGCCACGCCGGACGGCGCTGGCCCGACCACGGCGGCGGATGGGCCACCAGCCGACGAGGACGCGGCGGCGACGGTACGCGGCCTGATCACGCTGGGCATTCTGCTGGCGGCCGGCGGTGCGTGGGGGCTGTTCGTCCGCCGCCGGCGCCGGTCCGATGATCCGCCGCCCCGGATCACCCACTGAGGCATCGGTGAGACCGGCATAGCGTGCCGGGGCGGTTCAGAACGGGTGAAACTGCTCGAACGGCGGTTCGACCACGGAGGCGGGAAGCCGGAGGGCGCGGCAGCGGGGCACGGTGTCGGCTGCGGGGTCGTCGCCGATGTTGCGGCGGGTTCCGCCGGCGAAGGCGTCGGGGATCGCCATCCACCCCAGGTTCTGCTCGTAGTACCGCACGGCGGTGCGCCTGAGTTTGGTCACCGCCTCGCGGCGCGACGGGGTGTAGCGCTCTGACCTGGGGTGTTGGGTGCTGGTGGGATGTTTCTGAGGCACTAATTGGTGTCTTACGCTCGGGTTCGTGGCGTGGATTCGGCGGGTGCGGACGGCTTCGGGCGCGACGGCGGTGCAGATCGCCGAGTCCGTTGGCGGGCGTCGGCGGATCGTTGCTCATGTGGGCTCGGCGCGTACCGAGGCTGAGTTGGGGCTGCTGTTGTCGCGGGCCCGCGAGCTTCTCGCCGATCCCGGGCAGGGTGAGTTCGAGCTCGGTATCGAGCCGGTCGCGCCGAGGGCGACGTTGGTCGGCCCGGCCGGTGACGCGGCGCTGTTGGACGCCGACGGTTCACCGGAGCGTGGGCCAGCGGCGGTCGCCGCGCCGCGGGTGGTGTCGACGGCGTCGCGGGTGCTGTACGACGTGCTGGCCTCGGTGTTCACAGCCCTGGGGTTCGACGCGGTGGGTGACAGGGTCTTCCGGGACCTGGTGATCGCGCGGATCGTGGAGCCGACCTCGATCCGAGACACCGGCCGGGTGCTGACCGACCTGGGTTGTAAGCCGGCCAGCGAGAAGACGATGCGCCGCACCCTGACCCGCGCCCACACAGGCGCATACCGCGACCAGATCGCGCAGTTGTGCTTCGCCCACGCCATGAGCAGCGGCGATGTCAGCCTGTGCCTGTACGACGTGACCACGTTGTACTTCGAGGCCGACAAGGAGGACGACCTGCGCAAGGTCGGATACTCCAAGGAACGACGCGTAGACCCGCAGATCGTCGTCGGGCTGCTCGTCGACCGGCACGGGTTCCCGTTGGAGATCGGCTGCTTCGCCGGCAACAAGGCCGAGACGCTGACGTTGCTGCCGGTCATCCGCCAGTTCCAGGCCCGCCACCAGATCACCGGCATGGTCATCGTCGCCGACGCCGGCATGCTCTCGGCGACCAACCTACGCGAACTCGACGAGGCCGGCCTCGGCTTCATCGTCGGCTCCCGCACCACCAAAGCGCCGATCGACCTGGAGTCCCACTACCGCTGGCACGGGGACTACTTCACCGACGGGCAGATCATCGACACGATCACCCCCCGCACCGGCACCAACCGCGACAACGACCCCGCCCTCAAAGCCGAACCGGTGTGGAACCCACGAACCCATACATCCTCGTGGCGGGCGGTGTGGGCCTACTCAGCCACCCGCGCTGTCCGGGACAACAAGACCCTCAACGCCCAAGAGGCAAAGGCACGAGCCGTCATCGCCGGAGAGAAGACGACCCGAACCCCGAGGTTCGTCACCATCAACGGCAACACCCGCACCCTCGACGAAGCGTCACTGGCCAGAGCACGCAAACTCGTCGGGCTCAAGGGCTACGTCACCAACATCGGCCACCACGTGATGAGCCCCAGCAACGTGATCTCCAACTACCACGACCTGTGGCACGTCGAGCAGTCCTTCCGCATGTCCAAAACCGACCTCGCCGCCCGACCCATGTTCCACCACACCAAAGACGCCATCGAGGCACACCTGACCATCGTCTTCACCGCCCTGGCCGTCACCCGCGAAGTCCAGAACCGCACCGGACTCGCGATCCGCAACGTCCTCCGTCAACTACGCCCACTACGATCCGCGACCCTCGCGATCAACAACGCCACCCAGACGTTCCCACCCCAAATCGACCCCGACCAGCAAGCCATCATCAACGCCCTCACGCCGAGCGGACCTCAGGCACTAACGAAATGACCAAACTCAGGTCGTAGTACCGCACGGCGGTGCGCACCGAGGGCGTCCAGTCGTCGTCCATCACGATCATTCCGCCCGGCCGGACGATCTTGCGCAGGAAGTAGAGATCCACGAAGACTTCGTGGAAACGGTGACTGCCGTCCACGAACGCCACGTCGGCGACCAGACCTTCGGTGACAAGGTCGGGGAGCGCGATGGAGGACCAGGCCCGCACGAGGCTGGCGATCGAGTCCAGTCCCGCAGCGAGCAGGAGATCCCAGCCGACGTTGGAGTACGCGCTCTCCTGAAAGGGATCGATGATGACGTGGCGGGGATCCGGCGCGTCGACCGTGATCAGGGCCTCCCCGATCGCCAGGGCGGAGCTGGCGTAGGCCAGACCGACCTCGACGACCGTCTCGGCCTGCTCGGCGATCAACAGATCTCGCAGCAGGTCGCAGTCCCGCTCCGGCAACGTGACCGTCTCGAAGTCCCGCTCGTGAGGTCGCGTCCACGGTGGACCGTCCTGCGTAAGCCGGCGGCGTGCCTCACGAACTCGCGCCCCGCGTTCATCCATGTGCATCACGCTATTTGACCAGGCTAACTGCCGGCAGGGCCTGGTGGCCGCCCAGGTGAAGCGCTTACCACCGTCGGGGCGGGCGCTCACCGGATCTTGCGCCACTGGGCGCCGATCGGGTAACTCGGCCGGCGCGCAGGGGCCACCCTCGTACTGGGTGCACTTCTTGTCGCTCAGGCAACAAGAAGTGCACCCAAACAAGGCCCCACGCCGAGTCCCAGCGACCGGGCCGGGGCAACTCGACCCCCAAACGCCGCAAGGCCGCGAAGGGAACCTCCGGGTGGCGTGGGCGTGGCGTACGCGGGCAGCCGGTAACGTCGGCGGCGTGCCTGATGCCCCGCCGCTCCGCCTCGTGCTCGCCTCGGCGAGCCCTGCCCGCCGCAAGTCCCTGCAGTCTGCCGGCATCGAGCCGGACGTGTTGGTCAGCGGGGTCGACGAATCGCTCGTGGTGACCGAGCGGGCGGAGGATCTCTGCCTGGAGTTGGCCCGGCTGAAGGCGCAGGCCGTGTTGACCCGGCTGCGGCCGACCGACGACGAGCACACGCTCGTGCTCGGCTGCGACTCGGTGCTCGCCTTCGACGGGGAGATCCTCGGCAAGCCCGACGACGCGGCCGACGCCACCCGGCGGTGGGAGCGGATGCGCGGGCGCAGCGGGGTGTTGCACTCCGGCCACTGTCTCGTCGACATTGTGGCGGGGCGTCGCGCCGAGGCGGTGGCCTCCACGGTGGTGCACTTCGCCGACGTCAGCGATCACGAGATCGCCACGTACGTCGCGACCGGCGAACCGCTCGCGGTGGCCGGCGCGTTCACGATCGACGGGTTGGGCGGGCCGTTCGTGGAGCGGATCGAGGGCGATCCGGGCACCGTGATCGGGCTGTCACTACCCCTGTTGCGGCGCCTGGTCGCCGAGTTGGATCTGCGGATCACCGATCTGTGGACGAAGGTCGCGCCCGGTAACCAGACGATCGAACCACTCGGTTAGCTTTCGAGCATGACGCTCAAGTCGATTCCGCTCACCGACGACCTGCACACGTACCTCGTCGCGCACGGCGCGCCGCCGGACGAGATCGTGCGCGACCTGGCCCGGGAGACGCTGGCCCTGCTTCCCGAGCACGCGTCGATGCAGGTCGCGCCGGAGCAGGCCGCCTTCCTGACGTTCCTGACCCGCTTGCTCGGTGCCCGACACGCGGTGGAGGTGGGCACCTTCACCGGTCTCTCCTCGCTGGCGATCGCCCGCGGGCTGGCCGAGGGCGGGCGGCTGACCTGCTTCGACATCTCCGAGGAGTACACGAGCATCGCCCGCCGGTACTGGGCGCGGGCCGGCGTGGACGACCGGATCGACCTGCGCATCGGACCGGCCGGTGACACGCTGCGCGAGCTGCCGAACGAGCGCTACCTGGACCTCGCCTTCATCGACGCCGACAAGACGGGCTACCCGGTCTACTGGGCGGAGCTGGTGCCCCGGATGCGGCCCGGTGGGGTGATCGCCGTCGACAACGTGCTGCGCAACGGCCGGGTGGTGGCGCCGCAGAGCGCCGACGACCGGGCGATCGCGGCGTTCAACGACGACGTCCTGGCCGACGTGCGGGTGGACGCGGTGATGCTGCCGATCGCCGACGGGCTGACCCTCGCCCACGTGCACTGACGCGGCCACCCGGCTCCCGACTCGTCGCCGCCGGTCAGCGGACGCTGTTGGCGAACTGGCGGGCCGCCCAGTAGACGCCGGCGGCGGCGAGCACCGTGATGATGGTCAGCCCCTGCCAGACCCGGTCGTCGCCGATGTCGCCGTTGAACAGCGCCCGAGTGCCGTCGACGGCCCAGGAGAACGGGTTCCACTTGGCGACGCCCTGCAACCAGCCGGGCGCGAAGGCGAGCGGCAGCAGGATGCCGGAGAGCAGCAGCACCGGTTGGGCCACCGTGTTCATCAGCGGCGCCAGGGCGTCTTCGCTCTTGACCTTCAGCGCGACGCCGTAGGAGACGGCCGAGGTCATCAACGCGATCAGGGCGAGCATCAGGTACGCCAGCAGCAGGTCGCCGATGAAGACGCGCAGGTCGAACAGGAGCGCGAGCAGCGTGATGATGACCGCCTGCGCCAGCAGCGAGACCACGTCGCGCAGCGAACGGCCGAGCAGCAGGGCGAGCCGGCTGATCGGGGTGACCCGGGACCGCTCGATCACCCCGGCCCGCAGCTCGGCGATCAGGCCGAAGCCCTGGAAGAGGCCGCCGAAGATGGCCAGCAGCACCAGCAGGCCGGGCACGAAGATCTTGTACGCCTCGGCCTGGGTGGGCGCGTTCAGCGCGGGCTTGAGCAGCGGGGCGAAGAGGAGCAGGTACATCACCGGCTGGAAGACGCCGACGAAGACCCACACGGGGTTGCGCAGCAGCAGGTGCAGCTGCCGCTGGAAGATCAGCCAGGTGTCGCGGGCGAGCTTCATGAAGTCTCCTGGTCGGGTCAGGACTCGCGCAGCGAGCGGCCGGTCTTGGTGAGGAAGACGTCGTCGAGGCTCGGGCGGTGCAGCTCGATCGACTTGAGGTCGAGCCCGGCGCTGTCGATGCGGCGCAGGATCCGGGGGATGGCGGTGGCACCGTCGTCGACGAAGAGCCGCAGCCCGCCCTCGTCGAGCGTCTCCAGCCGGGTCACGTACTCCTCGCCGTCGAGCAGCTTGCCGGCCTCGCCGGTGGCGGTGACGTCCAGGCCGACCTGCACCACGTCACCGGAGATCTCCCGCTTGAGGGCGACCGGCGTGCCCTCGGCGACCAGCTCGCCATGATCCATGATGGCGATCCGGTCGCAGAGCGCGTCGGCCTCGTCCAGGTAGTGCGTGGTGATGAAGACCGTCATCCCGTCGGTACGCAGCCGGCGGATCTCGTCCCACATGTGCGCCCGGCTCTGCGGGTCGAGCCCCGTGGTCGGCTCGTCCAGGAAGACGATCTTCGGCTCGTGGATGATGCCGAGCGCGATCTCGACCCGGCGCCGCTGACCGCCGGAGTACGTCTTGCACTTACGGTCGGCGAACTCGGTGAGCTGGAACGCCTCCAGTGCGCGGGCGGCCCGCCGGAGCGCCTCGGCCTTGCCGATGCCGTACATCCGGGCCTGGAGCACCAGTTCCTCGCGGGCGGTGGACTCGTCCCACGTGCTCCCGCCCTGGGCGACGTAGCCGATCCGGCGGCGCACCTCGCCCGGGTCCTTGAGCAGGTCGGCGCCGGCGATGGTGGCCTGCCCGCCATCCGGCTCGATCAACGTCGCCAGCATCCGGAGGGTGGTGGTCTTGCCGGCGCCGTTCGGGCCGAGGAACCCGAAGATCTCACCGGCCGGGACGTCCAGGTCGACGCCGCGGACCGCCTCGACGGTCTTCGTCTCCCGACCGGCCCGGCTGCGGAACGACTTCCGCAGCCCTCTGGTCTCGATCATCTCGTACTCCCCGCTCGTGGCCTCCGTCGGCCATCGTCGCCATCACACCCTGAGCGATCGTTAGGGCCACCAGGGTGACCGATAAACTCCCGGTCAGTAACCCGCCGGGAGGAGCCACCAGGTGCGCAAGGTACTCATCGCCAACCGGGGCGAGATCGCCGTCCGCGTCGTCCGCGCCTGCCAGGACGCCGGCCTGGGCAGCGTCGCGGTGTACGCGGACTCCGACCGGGATGCCCTGCACGCCACGCTCGCCGACGAAGCGTACGCCCTGGGCGGCGACACCGCGGCCGAGACATACCTGCGCATCGACAAGCTGATCGACGTCGCCGCCCGTTCCGGTGCCGACGGGGTGCACCCCGGGTACGGCTTCCTCTCCGAGAACGCCGACTTCGCCCAGGCCGTCCTCGACGCCGGCCTGATCTGGATCGGCCCCACGCCGCAGGCGATCCGCGACCTCGGTGACAAGGTCACCGCCCGGCACATCGCCCAGCGGGCCGGAGCGCCGCTGGTGCCCGGCACCGCCGACCCGGTCGGCAGCCCGGACGAGGTGATGGCCTTCGCCATCGACCACGGACTGCCGGTGGCGATCAAGGCGGCCTTCGGCGGCGGCGGGCGCGGGCTGAAGGTGGCCCGCACGATGGAGGAGATTCCGCAGCTGTTCGAGTCGGCCACCCGCGAGGCGGTCGCCGCGTTCGGCCGGGGCGAGTGTTTCGTCGAGCGGTACCTCGACCAGCCGCGCCACGTGGAGGCGCAGGTCCTCGCCGACCAGCACGGCAACGTGATCGTGGTGGGCACCCGGGACTGCTCCCTCCAGCGCCGGCACCAGAAGCTGGTCGAGGAGGCGCCGGCACCGTTCCTCACCGCCGGGCAGCGGGCCCAGATCCACGACAGTGCCAAGGCGATCTGCCGGGAGGCCGGCTACCACGGCGCCGGCACGGTGGAATACCTCGTCGGCCGCGACGGCACCATCTCCTTCCTTGAGGTCAACACCCGGCTCCAGGTGGAGCACCCGGTCACCGAGGAGACGGCCGGCATCGACCTGGTACGCGAGCAGTTCAGGATCGCCGACGGCGAGAAGCTGCGGTTCACCGAGGACCCGACCCCGCGCGGGCACGCCATCGAGTTCCGGATCAACGGTGAGGACCCGGGCCGCAACTTCCTGCCCGCCCCCGGCACGGTCACCGCGCTGCGGCTGCCCACCGGCCCCGGGGTGCGGGTGGACGCCGGCATCTCGGCCGGCGACGTGATCGGCGGCAACTTCGACTCCCTGCTGGCGAAGGTGATCGTGACCGGCGAGACCCGGACGGAGGCGCTGGAACGGGCCCGCCGGGCGCTGGACGAGATGGTGGTGGAGGGGATGGCCACCGTGCTGCCGTTCCACCGGCTGGTGGTCCGCGATCCCGCGTTCACCGCCGAGCCGTTCGAGGTGCACACCCGCTGGATCGAGACCGGCTTCGACAACACGGTGCCGCCGTTCACCGCCGCCGCAGGGGCCGCGGCAGGTCCGGCCGAATGCGAGACCGTCGTGGTCGAGGTGGGCGGCAAGCGGCTGGAGGTCAGCCTCCCCGCCGGTCTCGGCGGCGGTACGGCCGGCACGGCGCCGGCCGCGAGAAGGCCCGCCCGCCGGGGTCGCGGCGTCACGGCCGGCGCGGCGGCGAGCGGGGACGCGCTCACCTCACCGATGCAGGGCACCATCGTGAAGATCGCGGTCGCCGACGGGGACACCGTCGCCGAGGGCGATCTGGTCGTGGTGCTGGAGGCGATGAAGATGGAGCAGCCGCTGCACGCCCACCGGGCGGGCACCGTCAGCGGCCTCTCGGCCGAGGTCGGCGCGGTGATCACCGCCGGTGCCGCCATCTGCACCATCGCCTGAGACACCGGGGCGCGTCAGGGCGGGTCGGGGCCGCGTCAGCGGAGGGTTTCGGCGGCGACCGCGCAGACGGCGGCGGTCAGCACGGTGAGCACGTGCGAGTCGAGCCGCCAGTGCTGCCAGTACAGCGGGATGTCCAGGACCCGGCCGGGCGCGATGTCCTGACAGCGGCCGGCCGCCACGTCGGCGTCGGCGATCTGCTCCGCCACCAGCCCCCAGCCCAGGCCGAGCCGGATCGCCTCGTTGAACGCCGGCACCGACGGCACGTAGTGCACGGGCGGGTCGAGGGCGCGCCCGGTCACCGTACGCAGGAAGCGGTGTTGGATCCGGTCCTTGCGGTCGAAGACCACCACCGGCGCGGCGGCCAGGGCCGGGCGGCTGAGCCCGCCGGAGAACCACCGCTGGACCAGCTGCGGGGCGGCCAGTGCCCGGTAACGCATCGCGCCGAGACGCCGTACGCGGCAGCCCTGCACCGCCTCGCGCTGTGCGGTGACGGCGGCCGTCACCGCACCGGCGCGCAGCAGTTCGGCGGTGTGGTCCTGGTCGTCCTGCCGGATGTCGAAGGAGAGTTCCGGCTGGTCGGGCAGGCGGGCCAGGGCCGCCGGGAACCAGGTGGCGAGCGAGTCGGCGTTGACCACGACGGCGACCCGGGTACGACCGGGGTCGCCGCCGAGCGGCCCGCGCGCGTCGGCCAGCGCCTCCCGTTCCAGGAGCGCGAGCTGCCCGGCGAGGCGGAGCAGTGGACGGCCGGCCTCGGTGGCGTCACACGGCCGGTGACGCCGGACGAGCACCTGACCGACGGTCTCCTCCAACGCCTTGATCCGCTGGCTGACCGCCGACGGTGTCACGTGCAGCAGCCGGGCCGCCGCCTCGAAGCTGCCCTCGGCGACCACCGCCGCGAGCGTACGCAGCTGGGTGGAGTCGAGGCCGCTCATGAAGCTCAGCTTAACCAGAGCAAGAATCTTTAGTTGGACTCATGCCGCCGGGCTCTCCTACCGTCGGTACGTGCTCACCTCGGTCCTCGCCGGCTTCACGCTCTCCATCGCCCTGATCGTCGCCATCGGCGCGCAGAACGCCTTCGTGCTGCGCCAGGGTCTGCGCCGGGAACACGTGGTGCCGGTCGTGCTGACCTGCGCGCTGTCCGACGCGCTGCTGATCGGCGTGGGCATCGCCGGGGTGGGCTCGGCGGTGGCCGGACGCCCCGCCCTGCTCACCGCGATCCGCTGGGGCGGGGCGGCGTTCCTCCTCGCGTACGCGGCGCTCGCCGCCCGCCGCGCGCTGCGGCCCGCCGTACTCGCCCCGGCCGACCGACCGCCGGGCCGGCTCGGCCCGACGCTGCTGGCGTGTCTCGCCTTCACCTACCTCAACCCCCACGTCTACCTGGACACCGTGCTGCTGCTCGGCGGCATCGCCCAGCAGCAGCCACACCGCTGGCTGTTCGGCGTCGGGGCGGCGGCGGCCAGCGTGCTCTGGTTCGCCGCCCTCGGCGCGGGCGCGTACCGGCTCGCCCCGCTGCTCGCCCGCACCCGGGTCTGGCAGGTCCTCGACGGCGTGATCGCGGTGGTGATGGTGGCGGTGGCCGCTGCGCTGCTGTGGGGCTGAGGAATGATGGCCGGGTGCGGTTCCTCAACGGCGCGACTCCCGCGTACGACCTGACCTACAACGACGTCTTCATGGCACCGGCCCGGTCAGAGGTGGGTTCGCGGCTCGACGTCGACCTGGCCACCGGCGACGGTACGGGCACCACCATCCCGCTGGTGGTGGCGAACATGACGGCGGTCGCCGGCCGGCGGATGGCCGAGACGGTGGCCCGGCGCGGCGGCATCGCGGTGATCCCCCAGGACATCCCGATCGACGTGGTGGCCGACGTCGTCGCCTGGGTGAAGCAGCGGCACCTGGTGCACGACACCGCGATCGCGCTGGGGCCCACCGACACCGTCGGCGACGCCAT
This is a stretch of genomic DNA from Micromonospora sp. WMMD1082. It encodes these proteins:
- a CDS encoding LysR family transcriptional regulator ArgP; its protein translation is MSGLDSTQLRTLAAVVAEGSFEAAARLLHVTPSAVSQRIKALEETVGQVLVRRHRPCDATEAGRPLLRLAGQLALLEREALADARGPLGGDPGRTRVAVVVNADSLATWFPAALARLPDQPELSFDIRQDDQDHTAELLRAGAVTAAVTAQREAVQGCRVRRLGAMRYRALAAPQLVQRWFSGGLSRPALAAAPVVVFDRKDRIQHRFLRTVTGRALDPPVHYVPSVPAFNEAIRLGLGWGLVAEQIADADVAAGRCQDIAPGRVLDIPLYWQHWRLDSHVLTVLTAAVCAVAAETLR
- a CDS encoding O-methyltransferase: MTLKSIPLTDDLHTYLVAHGAPPDEIVRDLARETLALLPEHASMQVAPEQAAFLTFLTRLLGARHAVEVGTFTGLSSLAIARGLAEGGRLTCFDISEEYTSIARRYWARAGVDDRIDLRIGPAGDTLRELPNERYLDLAFIDADKTGYPVYWAELVPRMRPGGVIAVDNVLRNGRVVAPQSADDRAIAAFNDDVLADVRVDAVMLPIADGLTLAHVH
- a CDS encoding class I SAM-dependent methyltransferase; translated protein: MSARPDGGKRFTWAATRPCRQLAWSNSVMHMDERGARVREARRRLTQDGPPWTRPHERDFETVTLPERDCDLLRDLLIAEQAETVVEVGLAYASSALAIGEALITVDAPDPRHVIIDPFQESAYSNVGWDLLLAAGLDSIASLVRAWSSIALPDLVTEGLVADVAFVDGSHRFHEVFVDLYFLRKIVRPGGMIVMDDDWTPSVRTAVRYYDLSLVISLVPEVRSA
- a CDS encoding ATP-binding cassette domain-containing protein, which produces MIETRGLRKSFRSRAGRETKTVEAVRGVDLDVPAGEIFGFLGPNGAGKTTTLRMLATLIEPDGGQATIAGADLLKDPGEVRRRIGYVAQGGSTWDESTAREELVLQARMYGIGKAEALRRAARALEAFQLTEFADRKCKTYSGGQRRRVEIALGIIHEPKIVFLDEPTTGLDPQSRAHMWDEIRRLRTDGMTVFITTHYLDEADALCDRIAIMDHGELVAEGTPVALKREISGDVVQVGLDVTATGEAGKLLDGEEYVTRLETLDEGGLRLFVDDGATAIPRILRRIDSAGLDLKSIELHRPSLDDVFLTKTGRSLRES
- a CDS encoding IS1634 family transposase; translated protein: MAWIRRVRTASGATAVQIAESVGGRRRIVAHVGSARTEAELGLLLSRARELLADPGQGEFELGIEPVAPRATLVGPAGDAALLDADGSPERGPAAVAAPRVVSTASRVLYDVLASVFTALGFDAVGDRVFRDLVIARIVEPTSIRDTGRVLTDLGCKPASEKTMRRTLTRAHTGAYRDQIAQLCFAHAMSSGDVSLCLYDVTTLYFEADKEDDLRKVGYSKERRVDPQIVVGLLVDRHGFPLEIGCFAGNKAETLTLLPVIRQFQARHQITGMVIVADAGMLSATNLRELDEAGLGFIVGSRTTKAPIDLESHYRWHGDYFTDGQIIDTITPRTGTNRDNDPALKAEPVWNPRTHTSSWRAVWAYSATRAVRDNKTLNAQEAKARAVIAGEKTTRTPRFVTINGNTRTLDEASLARARKLVGLKGYVTNIGHHVMSPSNVISNYHDLWHVEQSFRMSKTDLAARPMFHHTKDAIEAHLTIVFTALAVTREVQNRTGLAIRNVLRQLRPLRSATLAINNATQTFPPQIDPDQQAIINALTPSGPQALTK
- a CDS encoding biotin carboxylase N-terminal domain-containing protein, with amino-acid sequence MRKVLIANRGEIAVRVVRACQDAGLGSVAVYADSDRDALHATLADEAYALGGDTAAETYLRIDKLIDVAARSGADGVHPGYGFLSENADFAQAVLDAGLIWIGPTPQAIRDLGDKVTARHIAQRAGAPLVPGTADPVGSPDEVMAFAIDHGLPVAIKAAFGGGGRGLKVARTMEEIPQLFESATREAVAAFGRGECFVERYLDQPRHVEAQVLADQHGNVIVVGTRDCSLQRRHQKLVEEAPAPFLTAGQRAQIHDSAKAICREAGYHGAGTVEYLVGRDGTISFLEVNTRLQVEHPVTEETAGIDLVREQFRIADGEKLRFTEDPTPRGHAIEFRINGEDPGRNFLPAPGTVTALRLPTGPGVRVDAGISAGDVIGGNFDSLLAKVIVTGETRTEALERARRALDEMVVEGMATVLPFHRLVVRDPAFTAEPFEVHTRWIETGFDNTVPPFTAAAGAAAGPAECETVVVEVGGKRLEVSLPAGLGGGTAGTAPAARRPARRGRGVTAGAAASGDALTSPMQGTIVKIAVADGDTVAEGDLVVVLEAMKMEQPLHAHRAGTVSGLSAEVGAVITAGAAICTIA
- a CDS encoding ABC transporter permease; translated protein: MKLARDTWLIFQRQLHLLLRNPVWVFVGVFQPVMYLLLFAPLLKPALNAPTQAEAYKIFVPGLLVLLAIFGGLFQGFGLIAELRAGVIERSRVTPISRLALLLGRSLRDVVSLLAQAVIITLLALLFDLRVFIGDLLLAYLMLALIALMTSAVSYGVALKVKSEDALAPLMNTVAQPVLLLSGILLPLAFAPGWLQGVAKWNPFSWAVDGTRALFNGDIGDDRVWQGLTIITVLAAAGVYWAARQFANSVR
- a CDS encoding nucleoside triphosphate pyrophosphatase; translation: MPDAPPLRLVLASASPARRKSLQSAGIEPDVLVSGVDESLVVTERAEDLCLELARLKAQAVLTRLRPTDDEHTLVLGCDSVLAFDGEILGKPDDAADATRRWERMRGRSGVLHSGHCLVDIVAGRRAEAVASTVVHFADVSDHEIATYVATGEPLAVAGAFTIDGLGGPFVERIEGDPGTVIGLSLPLLRRLVAELDLRITDLWTKVAPGNQTIEPLG
- a CDS encoding LysE family transporter → MLTSVLAGFTLSIALIVAIGAQNAFVLRQGLRREHVVPVVLTCALSDALLIGVGIAGVGSAVAGRPALLTAIRWGGAAFLLAYAALAARRALRPAVLAPADRPPGRLGPTLLACLAFTYLNPHVYLDTVLLLGGIAQQQPHRWLFGVGAAAASVLWFAALGAGAYRLAPLLARTRVWQVLDGVIAVVMVAVAAALLWG
- the mycP gene encoding type VII secretion-associated serine protease mycosin gives rise to the protein MTKVHGITQGEGVTVAVIDTGVDPHPDLRSNLLPGIDLLAGDARAGHQDTTGHGTGMAGIIAAHGQTGDTGALGIAPRAKIVPVRCFDADTEGELDLLAAAVEYSVGEGADVISISAGGGLSSRLLRALDAARSSNVIVVAAAGNRPADSSVPYPAAADGVVAVGGVDDGGKLAAISVSGSSIDLVAPAVDIYSTSIRGKYRKGTGTSGAAAIVAGAVALIRAKYPYLPADEVVHRLTATAVDKGPPGRDDQYGYGVIDLVAALTADVPPRGFESVPKATPDGAGPTTAADGPPADEDAAATVRGLITLGILLAAGGAWGLFVRRRRRSDDPPPRITH